One genomic segment of Planktothrix sp. FACHB-1365 includes these proteins:
- a CDS encoding MerR family DNA-binding transcriptional regulator, translating into MAYIPLRKAVEFLGLHPNTLRKYADEGKIKSIKNPAGQRL; encoded by the coding sequence ATGGCATACATACCACTCAGGAAAGCGGTCGAATTTCTGGGTCTACATCCAAATACGTTGAGAAAATATGCCGATGAAGGGAAAATCAAAAGCATCAAAAACCCGGCAGGGCAAAGACT